A portion of the Carya illinoinensis cultivar Pawnee chromosome 11, C.illinoinensisPawnee_v1, whole genome shotgun sequence genome contains these proteins:
- the LOC122282742 gene encoding GDSL esterase/lipase At3g48460: protein MPSDHFVPSSYYHLFIFTTIFILASPSSAATVTKPPGPFKKIYAFGDSFTDTGNTKSVTGPSGFGHVSNPPYGSTFFHHPTNRYSDGRLVIDFVAETLSLPYLPPYRNLKQGNATTFGVNFAVAGATTIKHSFFVKNNLTLDITPESIETQLLWFERFLETRGYCKNGTSDCKAAFEDALVWVGEIGVNDYAYCVGSSIPDDTILKLSIASFTHFLQSLLKKGAKYVVVQGFPLTGCLPLAMYLATEDDRDDLGCVKSVNNQSYTHNLVLQAKLQQLRRQFPHAVITYADYGNAYRTVMKNPSKYGFQEKFKACCGAGEPYNFDVFSTCGTPSATACKNPAQYINWDGVHLTEAMYKVVSNMFLNGTFSHPPFSYLLDRKHRAG from the exons ATGCCTTCTGATCACTTCGTGCCTTCCTCCTATTACCACCTATTCATCTTCACCACCATTTTCATCCTCGCTTCTCCATCTTCTGCTGCAACTGTAACAAAACCGCCGGGTCCCTTCAAGAAGATCTACGCCTTCGGCGACTCGTTCACCGACACCGGAAACACGAAATCCGTCACCGGCCCGAGTGGTTTTGGCCACGTGTCGAACCCTCCATATGGAAGCACCTTCTTTCACCACCCTACTAACCGGTACTCCGATGGCCGGCTGGTGATCGACTTTGTGGCGGAAACTCTGTCCTTGCCTTACTTGCCACCTTACCGAAACCTTAAACAGGGGAATGCTACGACGTTCGGTGTGAATTTTGCTGTTGCTGGTGCCACAACAATAAAGCATTCATTCTTTGTGAAGAACAACCTCACCCTCGACATAACTCCTGAATCTATCGAAACCCAGCTCCTTTGGTTTGAGAGGTTCTTGGAGACTCGGGGTTACTGTAAAAACGGAACATCAGATTGCAAAGCAGCATTTGAGGATGCGCTGGTCTGGGTTGGTGAAATCGGAGTCAATGACTATGCATACTGCGTTGGATCTTCCATACCAGATGACACCATCCTAAAACTTTCAATCGCTAGCTTCACCCACTTTTTGCAG TCATTGCTGAAGAAGGGTGCAAAATATGTTGTGGTACAAGGTTTTCCATTAACGGGGTGCCTGCCGCTGGCCATGTATCTGGCTACTGAAGATGACAGGGACGATCTAGGATGTGTGAAGAGCGTAAACAACCAGAGTTACACCCACAACCTAGTCCTCCAGGCAAAGTTGCAGCAACTCAGGAGGCAGTTTCCTCATGCTGTCATCACCTACGCCGATTACGGGAATGCCTACCGGACTGTCATGAAGAATCCAAGCAAATACGGGTTCCAGGAGAAGTTCAAAGCCTGTTGTGGAGCTGGGGAACCCTACAACTTTGACGTCTTCAGCACATGCGGCACGCCTTCTGCCACTGCCTGCAAAAACCCTGCACAATACATTAACTGGGATGGCGTTCATCTCACTGAAGCTATGTACAAGGTGGTTTCAAACATGTTCCTTAATGGAACATTTAGTCACCCTCCCTTCAGTTACCTGTTGGATAGGAAACACAGAGCAGGTTGA
- the LOC122282744 gene encoding E3 ubiquitin-protein ligase AIRP2-like, producing MFDSYHQLAAKPSYQDSLKVLEADIQHANMLAASIPRGKGGACLQMKLVYNHLAPILLFLLQWMDCSCTCLLSSYLNLFHIIVYKVRSDGKPNISSCGRRATVTEFYAVILPSLQRLNGDLSELDVTREEVSSIQMVVRKKLEKKRKIPDVDLEREDECGICLESCTKMVVPNCCHAMCINCYRDWNTRSESCPFCRGSIKRVNSADLWVLTCSSDVVDTQTVLKEDMLRFNLYIKNLPRDIPDALFLMYYEYLF from the exons ATGTTTGATAGCTATCATCAACTTGCTGCTAAACCCTCTTATCAAGATTCCCTTAAGGTTCTGGAGGCTGATATTCAGCATGCCAATATGCT GGCAGCTTCTATTCCAAGAGGCAAAGGTGGTGCCTGCCTTCAAATGAAATTGGTCTACAATCATTTGGCACCCATTTTACTGTTTTTGCTTCAGTGGATGGATTGCTCATGTACTTGTCTACTTTCAAGTTATTTAAACCTTTTTCACATAATTGTATATAAG GTGCGCTCTGATGGGAAGCCAAATATCTCTTCATGTGGAAGGAGAGCTACCGTTACAGAATTCTACG CTGTTATATTACCATCTCTTCAGCGTCTCAATGGCGACTTGTCAGAGTTGGATGTTACTCGAGAGGAAGTTAGCTCCATTCAGATGGTAGTCAGGAAGAAattggaaaagaagagaaagattCCAGATGTCGACTTGGAGAGAGAAGATGAGTGTGGGATCTGCTTGGAGTCCTGCACGAAAATGGTTGTGCCAAACTGCTGCCATGCCATGTGCATCAACTGTTACCGTGACTG GAACACAAGGTCTGAATCTTGCCCATTTTGCCGTGGAAGTATAAAGAGAGTGAATTCAGCGGACTTGTGGGTTCTGACATGCAGTAGCGATGTGGTTGACACTCAAACTGTGTTAAAGGAGGATATGTTGCGCTTCAATCTTTACATAAAGAACCTACCTAGGGATATCCCAGATGCTCTGTTCTTAATGTACTATGAGTACTTATTTTAA